TCCCAAAGCAGAATAAAAATTAGCAGCAAATACTCTGGCTGCCTCATCTCCAATGCTAGTATTCATACCGATTGCGAAATCAACATAGTTTGTCAATTGAGCAGCTTGATTACTAGAATAGCAAGTGTTAAAAAGCACTAGCCTTATATTTTCAGATGTGGCATTTATTAATTGGACGATCGCATTTTTAGTAACTGGTTTTGCGTTTCCTTTATCATCCATAAAAATTATTTCATCTTCCATAGAACCATGACCACTAAAATGAACAATATGGGGATTTTCTTCATTTAATGATTGAAGAAGATCGTGTGAGCGTACCGCCCACCTTGCTTTTAATTCTATAGCATCACGATGCTCAGAAGCTCTAATCTTTTGCATGACATCCCTTATCTCCTCGTCCAATTTTAGCTGGTGTTGATCTTTAGGATTGGCTGCAAAGAATAAGACTGTTATTTTTTCTGGCAATTTTGCTAAATCTATCATTAGGGGGCTCTCCTTCATCTCATTGTGTAAAAGTACTTGTGTTCTTAATGAGGAAGTAACAAAATTCTGATGCTTAGTTTCAAGTTGTCGTACTTTTTTTCTATCCGTTTCGTTTTTCTTTTCGTTTTGTTTCAATGCCTTATCTAATTTAACCTGCTCACTTTGCAAAGAATGTTGTTTACCACTTAATTTTTTTTGATATTCAGCTACCTTGTTCTGGGCAGAAGACAAATTTTTATTTAAAGTCACAAGGCGTGACATTTTTGTTTTCAGTGTAGTCCCTGTTTTACTTCTATTGATTTGAGAAGTTAAGTTTGAAATGTCTTTGTATATCTTAGCTTCTTTTTCTTTTTCTGAGCTAATTTTCTTCTGAAGATCCGCCACCTCTTTACCATATCTTTTTATCGCATTTTGATGTGAAGAAATTGTCATTTGATCTCCTCCAGATAATTCACATTCAACAAGTTTTGGTCTCTTATCATTATACCGGAAATAATGCCCATTAGTGAACTTATCAAAAACTATGTCCTGCAATACTTTTAGGCGAAATAACAAAAAGCCATGCCTTAAAAAATTAAGGCATGGCTTTTTTGTGCACCCAGGTAAATTGTTTTTGGGAGGACTTCTCGTTGTAAATCCGTATTTTCTGATTAGCCCTCATCTAAGGGTTTTGTTTATTTTAGGCTGATTCCATAGTTATCAGACGTCTACATACACGGGGATTGCTTCGATGTCTAAACTTGTCGAACGATTTTTTGCCCAAATCTCAAAATCTGCTACGACTTCTCCTATATTATATATGTCCGGGAAACGGTAGCGGAAATTCATACAGGAAGGAGGAAGAACATGAGTCACTTTTATTATAAAAGTAAACATCGTACTATCATTGTCAGCTACGATAAGAACGATCGAAAGGAATCTAGTAGTACAGAAACTTATAACCGAACAAAGCATGTAGCAATTGCTTTAACAATCATCTATAACCTATTTAAATTCAGCATTGGACTATAATGAGGATTACGAAAAGCATACAACGAGTAAAGATTGGAGTGATCGAGAGGTATCACAGACCAAAAGATCAGAAGGTCACGAGGTAAAATATATGACTTGAGAAAAACGCCCTCGAGCATTCAAACTCGCCGAGGGTAAAATAGAAAATATAACCTAAAGAACTACGAGACTCGCAGAGACCCACGGCCTAACGGTCGAGCAACTCGAGGCTTTCACATATTGGACGTATGCGAATCCGAGAGAGCCGGAGAAGATCATCGAGGATAATCGTCCGAGTCTCGAGATATGGACGTATGAGACGGATACAGAGCTCTCACAGAAGGCCGGAGAACTTATCGAGGAGTTACGTTTTAATATAGCGACTAGAGACGTCGAGACGGTCCGGAAATACATGGAAAAGGAAAAGCGAATACTCTCCGAGGGAAAGACGACAACAGAAACGAAAACAACGGCGGCGACCTTTTAAGGTTGGCCGTCTTTTTTTGCGTCTGGACGTCCTTCTCGAAAAAAATATAAAATAATTTTTACGTTTATAAATCGCTATATGACGGGGTTCACGACGTTAATTCGTAAATAAATACATAGAAATACTTGTTACGTTCTTGCGTAACGTTACGTTTATGCGTTACATTAATAAATGTCAGAGGGACACGGCAACAACGAACGCCCTCGGCTGGCAATCAAATGCCATGAGCTCGCAGATGGACAAGAAAAGCGAGTCACCTACTAACTACTCAAAACAATCTAAAGGAGATTGATTATAAATGAAAAACTTTAAAGAAATGACTTTTGCAGAACTAGCCGGGGAAAAATGACTTGAGCAAGAGGCCGCAAAAGGCGACCGCATGGCAGAGTACGATCTAAACGAGGTACTTTTCCAGATGCTAAAACGTAAAGAAGACGCCGGGAGGGTCGAAAGTAAAACGATCTCTTTCGGTAACAACGCAAGAGGAGAGGTCATCGTAGAGGGTGAGCTATTCACCGGGAAGTTAATCGGCAGCGAGGGCTGAGAGTTCGTGAGAAAGTTCGCAGAACTCACGCATCAGCAGCTTAACGAAGTGATCGAGAGAACTTATGTAAGCAAATACATACAAAACGGAATGAAAAAACGAGTTAAGGAGGCGGTATAAATGACTCTCGCTAGGCTTGTAATATTGCGAAAAGAGATCGCTCGCAAACTCCAAGCGAAAAAACGCAGCCTTCTAAGTTATTCGAAAGCTGCGAAATACTTTCGAGCAGGAGACATTCTCGGGGATGGAAAGTTAATTCTCGGAGTCTCCGAAACTACCGAACACATGATATTTAAAACGGTCGACGCAGCCGAAAGAATCCACGTAATAAAAAGCATGAAAACTAAAGAATTAACTTTTAAATAAAACGAGGCAGTAGCAACGAGAGGCCGTCGAAGTAATGCGGCTCTCTCCGGTCTACTCTCGAATGAGTAGCAGCCGAAAACTAAGCGAAACGGACGGGATATACCATGAAAACGATCGAGAAACTACTCAACGCATCCAACGATAAGAAGGCCGGAAAACTTTGAGTCGAAATTGAAGTGAATAAACCTTATTTCTATTACTTTTATACGAGGTCGTGAAAATGCGGATTTAAAACATTAATAAACAAGAAAATTATAGAAATTAAGGAATTTTCTGATACAATTACAATAGGATCGGTTCGCCCTCTGCCTGACACTTTTAAGAAAGGAGAGGGGTAACCTATGGAGATCCTCTGGTTTATCCTTGAGTCTTGGTCCACCCTGGTTGACACCCTCCAGCTCTTGCTCGACATTGGTGAGAAACTGGTCCTAGTAGTAACTTTGCTAGGAAAAAGGAACGTTCATTCAGATGATGGTCAAGACAATAGCAAGACAAAGCACGACCGCAAGATAAAGCAAGATAGCAAGAACTTGAAATAACAACTCACAGATAGGATATACGTGGATGTAACTTATTATACCCATTTGTGTGGAACTGACTCCGTACTACCAATGCGGATGATGTAAAGCACGAATGAGACCGTTTCCTTCGTAAGACCGTGACGAAACAGAGGGTAGGTAGAACAGTAACTAAACTGAACACTATCGGATACAAAGAAAAAAGCACCGGGAGTCCCGGTGCTTTTTTGTGTGGTTCCACGGTAATGAAACTCACACACGAACGAAGTTCCTCACGTTAATGATCTACCAAATCAAAAATCGTCCGACTTCGTTCTGAACGTTTTGCTGAATCTAGATCTTGATCTGTACTTCACATGGGACACTTCCCCTCTTTTAGCATCCGAAGGGCAACCGTCCCTTTCGGTGACCGTGACATCACCTAGAAGAACTTTGTTTATCCTGTCTTTAATTATATGGTAAAAAAATCAAGATTTAAACCTTTAAGTACGAAAATGGGCAAATATTTACATTGTGTCTTAAAGTGGTTCCTTAAAAATATGAGAGATCTCAACTAAACAAAGAAAAAAATTAGATTAATTATCAAATTATTAGTATCCGGGGATCTAACGGTTTTTTCTGCCCCTCTCTAATCGTTACTTAATTTACATAACGATGTAACAAAACGAGGTCACACGATCAATAAGGAGACAATTTGAGACGTTTCGTCGTAAAGTCTAAGGGATTCTTTCACAGAACATTTAAAACAGCTCACGCTGTCGATGAATCGTTTATACAAAGGGGCATCGAACTACATATGCAAAAAGGAGATTGCAGTAGCTCCGTCGAAATAATTACAATGGAACGAGGGAACGGCAACGAAACGATAAGTAACAACAACGTTTTACGGCTCCAGACGTAACGACGCCAACGAAACGAAAGAAATCGACAACTTTTTACGAACATAAACGAGGTAATGGCAACGAAACGAGTATAATAGACGACGTGAAACGAATATCGTCGAATCAGCAGCAACGGAACGAGAAGTACCGACGACGAAAAACGGCCGAAAGGTCACGCAAGTACTTATTTCATGCGAAAGGGGGCTACATCATGAACAATGATGAAAGACGAAATGACAGCCAAAACGGAAACCACGCCCGGAGGACCTACTCCTTAACGGAAATAGCGAAACATTTAGACAGACCTCCGACGACGGTCCGAACATGGAGGCAGCAGTATGCGGAATATCTCGAAAGTTCAGCCGTCGGAAATGGCCGTAACAAACGTTTTAAACAACAGGCTTTTCATTTATTCGAATTGATCGCAGAAATGAAGGACAGGAACGAGCCACACGAGCTCATACAAGAGGCATTAACGGAAAACGTCGATTCTATCATTCACGACGTAGGAGAGTATGAGGAGGAGAATCGTCCGGCCTTAATGAACGAGATTCTAAACGGGTACGCAAGCGTGTTAGGGGTTATGAAAGAACAGGACAAGAAACTCGACGATCAAAGCGAGCTCATAAGGCAGCAGGGCGAGAAGATCGAAGAACAAGCCGAAAAGATCGAGAAACTCCTCAAATATGCGGAAACTCAAGAACAACGACAGGACGAACAACAACGGCAGCAGGATAAAAAGATCGAAAAACTCCTCGATTATGCGGAACAAGAAGAAGAAGAACGAGAACAGCAACGGAGAGACGAAGAACAACGAAAAGCAGCAGCAGAGGTCGCAGCAAGCGAAGAAAATGCAGCAAGTACGGAGGGGGCGGACAACAACGCCGAGGACGACAAGACAGCCGGGTCCAACGACGAAAGACAACAACGTCCAGACGAGCAGCAGGTTCAGCCGGAAAAACCCGGCTTTTTTGCGAGGTTATTCGGAATAAAGTAACGGGGGAACGATCTCATGGAGGAGAGTAGTAAAGACGGAAGGGAACATAACGAAAAAGAGCAGCAAGAGAAAGAACGAATGGACAAGGCGGCTCAACTGTTCGCAGACGTACAAGATCGAGCATGGAAACGGATAGACGAAAGGGAGAAAGAACGAGAAAAAGAAAGGGGGTCCCAACAAGAGGACAACGGCAGAGAGTAACAGAGAAGGCCATGAGAGCTTACGAGAGATTTTCGAGGGTTTGTACGTCATGGTTACGTTATTGCGTCTCATGCGGAGGCTATGACGTTCTCACATACTCATTGACTCCGAGGTTATAGAAAGATAGAATAATAGACAATAGAAAAGGGCCTTCGGTGTTGACGCACCGAAAGCCCGGACGAGTGGGTTGCCGCAAACAACCGACTCATAAACTAACAAAATCAATATGTTATCTCTTATTATAGACGGGGCTCTCCGTATTTTCAAGGGATAACTATAACGTTTATGAGGTAAATAACGGAAAATTGCGGCGGCCTTCTCGGAGAATATTCGAGGAGGTTTTTTAATGGCCGGAATAGACTTGTTTTATTTACGAAATAAAGAAACGATCAAACAGAAGGCGGAAAGGTTCCGCAGCTTAGACGACTTTAACAAAAGGCTCCGGGAAATCTTTTATAAGTATGCCGACGATCTCACGAATAAGAAGTTAAAAGAGTTCGTTAAGTTCTTGAGTCAATACTCCGTGAAAGCTACGGGAGTCTCGTGGATGAAACCGGAGACGATGGCGAAACTGTTCGGCGTATCTATTGCGACAGTTCGGCGTTACTTATCGAAATTAAAAGAGCTCGGAATAATTGAACGGATACGACCGGAAAAGGGAACTCATTACATAACCGTTTTTACTCCGACAGGGAAGGCCGAAAAGGCAAGTGATAGAGAGAATGATAGACCGGAATTGATAGACCAAACAAACGCCGGAAACGCTTGCAATAGTAAGGACGAAGGCGATTTTAACCGAAAAGAAACCATGACTTTTAAAGCCGGGTATAAATCTATTGAATTAAAAGAACAACGTAAGGGGACGACGGTCCCGTCTATCATTCCGACTTACGTCGATAGTTCTTTCATAGAGTTCTTAAAACCTTTCGTAAAACCGGAGGAGATTACAACGCTATGGAGAAAAGCCGCACAAGCAGCGAGAGGACTAGAGTTATGCGAAAAGAACGAAGGGCCTCACGAATACATTGACGCTGTACTCGATGCAGCTAGGTCCACGGTCTACCAGTACAAACGAGGGAAGGTAGGAGGTTCGATCGTCGGGTACTTTTACGGCACAGTACGGAAAACTCTCGAGAAGGTTACGGAGAAAGCAATTATACGCAAAATGTTACTCGAATACGATTATTTAGGCAGCGAGTAGACGGCGAGAAGGAGCAGCAGCGTCGAAAGGTAGGGGAGGAGATCGCAGAAATAGCGACAGAGCTCCGACAGATCGTCGACGGGTTCCGTATGTAATCCGACGGAGTAACAGGCCCTACCACTCCCCCACTAATGCGATTCGACAAACAGAGCCGACGGAAAACGTTATGCTTTTACGTAATGCGACGTTAGGGTCCCGTGACTATTAAAACGGCTTAGAGACGCCATGAGGAGGGTTTACGTGTGGGACGAAATTGTCCCGGTGTAAACTCGAGTAATTACGCATGGGAATAAATTACAAACGGCTATGACGCTTGAGGCCGTAGGGTTCCGGAAGTCTTATACGTTATAAAGAACGATTGTATGTTATTACGTTTGTGTACGTTTAATAGGCCGTATGGGGTCACGTATTTACGAGGAGACAGGTACGGGAGAGAGTCCGTAAGGGTACGAGAAGTAATCGCAAAAGGTACGAGGAAGGTATGACGTCTATTTCAATCGCTGGCCTCGTCCGGCGGAAGGGGTTGCCGAAACTCATGGGGTCTATACATACTTAACGGTACCTATCAAACACCGGGCCATATGCGAACAAACAAGCCGACACCCTTATAGATCATTCGTATTTAACCCGGCTTATACATCGTCAAAACTACCCGGATATACTCGAGAACAGGCCGTACACTATCGAGAACACCCGGACATACTTAACGTTATAATACCCGACAGGGGTACAGTTAAACGCCGTCATACCTGGCTTTATACGCTATACCACTATGTAACAGTACGGGATTGTGTTACATACGTATAGGCACATACACGGCAGGACAGGCCGCAGCATTACGGGATACACCGCACCACAACAGGGCTCGAGGGGCTCACACGTTAGGCCGTAACCGTCACATAATACGAGGGTACTACCGAGGGGTATAGGCAGGGACGCAAGAGGTACGATAGTTTGAATTGTCTATGCGTTTATTGTTCGGGTATCCTCGAGTTATTCGCAAACAGGGAGAAGAAGTAGAAGGAGAACAACAACAACGACAAGGACGAAAGACAAACGAAAGCAGCAGCGTTAATTAAAACGATCTCCTTTTCTTTTACTTAACTATCGACAACTCGAAACGATCTCCTTTTCTTTCGTTCAACTATCGACAACTCGAAACGATCTCCTTTTCTTTCGTTCAACTATCAACAACTCGAAACGATCTCATTAAGTTATTGCGTTTACTCCAGATCGGAACAAGGACGAAAGACAAACGAAAGACAACAACGACAACGATCGAAGTCCTCTCCGTCTTTCTCAACTCATTCGCATTGGATTCGAAGGGTAAAGGACCGAAGTCGAGAGAAACGTCTCTAATAAGCTCTCTATCGGTTTCTATTGCGGCGGCCAACGACGAACAGTCCAACGAAAAACTCAGAACGAAAACTCAAAAGCGAAAACACGCAATTCCCCACGGGCCGGGGCGTCGGGCGTCTACATCTGCGGTCTACCGATTATATTTTATATCTCAAACCCGGAGGGTCTTACGAAAGACCAAAGTCGATATATAATCGACAACTATCCGGCAACCTCCGAAAAAATTTATATATCGTTTTTATCCTCGAGGGGTCAGGCGAAAGGAATCTCTCGTAAGTCTACGCAAATATATCGACGTCTTAACGTCTCTAGTCGTTCGTTAATTCGTTCGTCTATCGCATTAACTTCGTACAATTAACCGAGTACGTCGGAAAGAGTTATAACGTTATAACAGAGCGAAAGCGATGTTAATTATTAAGGTATTGAGTTAAATCTCTAGGACTCGCCGGCCGGCTCACCTTGTAACGTCACTTCTATTTTATAACTATGGATATACTTGATGCGATAAAG
The window above is part of the Halobacillus halophilus DSM 2266 genome. Proteins encoded here:
- a CDS encoding DeoR family transcriptional regulator, which gives rise to MAGIDLFYLRNKETIKQKAERFRSLDDFNKRLREIFYKYADDLTNKKLKEFVKFLSQYSVKATGVSWMKPETMAKLFGVSIATVRRYLSKLKELGIIERIRPEKGTHYITVFTPTGKAEKASDRENDRPELIDQTNAGNACNSKDEGDFNRKETMTFKAGYKSIELKEQRKGTTVPSIIPTYVDSSFIEFLKPFVKPEEITTLWRKAAQAARGLELCEKNEGPHEYIDAVLDAARSTVYQYKRGKVGGSIVGYFYGTVRKTLEKVTEKAIIRKMLLEYDYLGSE
- a CDS encoding MerR family transcriptional regulator yields the protein MNNDERRNDSQNGNHARRTYSLTEIAKHLDRPPTTVRTWRQQYAEYLESSAVGNGRNKRFKQQAFHLFELIAEMKDRNEPHELIQEALTENVDSIIHDVGEYEEENRPALMNEILNGYASVLGVMKEQDKKLDDQSELIRQQGEKIEEQAEKIEKLLKYAETQEQRQDEQQRQQDKKIEKLLDYAEQEEEEREQQRRDEEQRKAAAEVAASEENAASTEGADNNAEDDKTAGSNDERQQRPDEQQVQPEKPGFFARLFGIK
- a CDS encoding CHAT domain-containing protein, encoding MTISSHQNAIKRYGKEVADLQKKISSEKEKEAKIYKDISNLTSQINRSKTGTTLKTKMSRLVTLNKNLSSAQNKVAEYQKKLSGKQHSLQSEQVKLDKALKQNEKKNETDRKKVRQLETKHQNFVTSSLRTQVLLHNEMKESPLMIDLAKLPEKITVLFFAANPKDQHQLKLDEEIRDVMQKIRASEHRDAIELKARWAVRSHDLLQSLNEENPHIVHFSGHGSMEDEIIFMDDKGNAKPVTKNAIVQLINATSENIRLVLFNTCYSSNQAAQLTNYVDFAIGMNTSIGDEAARVFAANFYSALGFSASVQKAFDQAKVALMIEGIPEESTPELFSREGINAGEIILVKP